The bacterium genomic interval CGCCCTTGCAAACGACGTCGAGAAAGTAGCGGCCGTCGTATTGGCCAGCGTCTAGCCCGGTCAATTCGGAGACACGGAGGCCGGAGCCGATGAGGACATGGAGGAAGGCCAGGTCACGAAGACCTTGGTTGGTGCCGCCGGTTCGAGGCGGTCTGTTCTTCAGCGCGTGAGCAGCGGTGACAAGGCGGTCGAGGTCCTTGGGGCGAAGTCCAACCCAAGCCGCCTCGGGTTCATCGGGCGGTGAAACACCCGCCACCGGCGAGCCGTGCGGGAAGCAGTCCGCGTGCTCGCGATGGGCCCACCGTCCGAAGTGCCGGACAGTGGACCAGATGCGTCCGATGGAAGAGGGCGCATAGCGCTCACCACCGGGCTTCCTCAAGCGCTTGCTCAAATGCTGGCTCACGAACCGCTTCGAGACCGCCGGATACCATTCGGCCGCTTGGTGATGGCCGTAGTGGTCGCCGTAGAAGTCGAGGAACTTCTGGAGGTCGCGGAACTTGTCCTTGAAGGTGGAGCTCTCCGGGT includes:
- a CDS encoding tyrosine-type recombinase/integrase, with the translated sequence MVGLATLYLGTLEDPESSTFKDKFRDLQKFLDFYGDHYGHHQAAEWYPAVSKRFVSQHLSKRLRKPGGERYAPSSIGRIWSTVRHFGRWAHREHADCFPHGSPVAGVSPPDEPEAAWVGLRPKDLDRLVTAAHALKNRPPRTGGTNQGLRDLAFLHVLIGSGLRVSELTGLDAGQYDGRYFLDVVCKGGVRRPKVFVHHKDNRVAIDEWLAERGSAGGPLFCTRVGKQMSRSQAFGVIKRMERQANAHLPEEERFLVSPHVLRHTLGRQLAEDKGERFARKQLGHRSGRQLYRYIQPSVEDLEELFD